Proteins from a genomic interval of Chroococcidiopsis thermalis PCC 7203:
- a CDS encoding class II aldolase/adducin family protein: MTVSTSIPQMPVPRTFATVAEERRDRKQRLAVAFRLFSRYGFDEGIAGHITVRDPEYRNCFWVNPFGMHFGQIRARDLILVNDKGEVVEGNKPVNAAAFAIHSQIHAARPDIVAAAHAHSLYGKSWSSLGRLLDPLTQDACAFYQDHSLFDDYTGVVLDPAEGKRIAQTLGQNKAIILRNHGLLTVGETVDEAAWWFITMDRSCQAQLMAEAAGMPRVIDPQQASTAHSQVGSHHIGWFSFQPLYDRIVQQEPDSLDD; this comes from the coding sequence ATGACAGTATCCACATCAATTCCTCAGATGCCAGTACCGCGAACTTTTGCCACAGTTGCAGAAGAACGTCGCGATCGCAAACAACGCTTAGCGGTTGCTTTCCGCCTCTTCTCTCGCTACGGCTTTGATGAGGGTATCGCCGGACACATCACAGTCCGCGATCCTGAATACCGCAATTGCTTTTGGGTCAATCCCTTTGGAATGCACTTCGGACAGATTCGCGCGCGAGATTTGATTCTCGTCAACGACAAAGGTGAAGTTGTAGAAGGCAACAAACCAGTTAACGCAGCCGCCTTCGCCATCCATTCTCAAATTCACGCCGCCCGTCCCGATATCGTCGCCGCTGCCCACGCCCACTCTCTCTACGGTAAAAGCTGGTCTAGCCTCGGTCGCCTCCTCGATCCCCTCACTCAGGATGCTTGTGCTTTCTACCAAGACCACAGCTTATTTGACGACTATACCGGAGTCGTACTCGATCCAGCCGAAGGCAAACGCATTGCCCAAACTCTAGGACAAAACAAAGCCATTATTCTGAGAAATCACGGTCTACTGACTGTAGGAGAAACAGTAGACGAAGCAGCTTGGTGGTTCATTACAATGGATCGTTCCTGTCAAGCGCAACTCATGGCAGAAGCCGCTGGTATGCCTCGCGTCATCGATCCTCAACAAGCAAGTACTGCCCACAGCCAAGTAGGTTCTCACCATATCGGCTGGTTTAGCTTTCAACCGCTGTATGACAGAATTGTGCAGCAAGAACCCGACTCGCTTGATGACTAG
- a CDS encoding LuxR C-terminal-related transcriptional regulator, with protein MRDSLQSLLTAIAQAQNLPEVHQRVMVTVSEYFAARRCRLFFFDELSSVDPKWQGILKFATSVEYNPVLRYLVEHHAPVHEALVVSPKAWRAICPRADHWHVMTGPIVCNSQLVGGIGLTRERGNLAFTTQDLTDLGAICLHLSTRMATMRSPSVSCHLEIDRSKSSADNSLRLTPREIQIADLVAQGLTNAEIGTQLWITENSVKQALKRIFRKLNVSSRAQMVAQLQNALSRAF; from the coding sequence ATGAGAGATTCTTTACAATCTTTATTGACGGCGATCGCTCAGGCGCAAAATCTTCCAGAAGTACACCAGCGTGTCATGGTAACAGTCAGCGAGTACTTTGCAGCCCGCCGCTGTAGGCTATTTTTCTTTGATGAACTTTCCTCTGTCGATCCCAAGTGGCAAGGTATTCTCAAATTCGCTACATCGGTAGAATACAATCCAGTTTTACGCTACTTGGTCGAACACCACGCACCCGTACATGAAGCATTAGTCGTGTCACCTAAAGCCTGGAGAGCAATTTGTCCCCGCGCCGATCATTGGCATGTCATGACAGGACCAATTGTCTGCAACAGCCAGCTAGTGGGTGGAATTGGATTGACTCGCGAACGGGGCAATCTTGCCTTTACCACTCAAGATTTAACCGATCTGGGTGCAATTTGTTTGCATTTATCTACTCGCATGGCAACAATGCGATCGCCTTCTGTTAGCTGCCATTTAGAGATAGATCGATCTAAATCCAGCGCTGACAATTCTCTTCGTCTTACGCCGCGTGAAATTCAAATAGCCGATTTAGTGGCTCAAGGATTGACAAATGCCGAAATTGGCACGCAACTTTGGATTACTGAAAATTCTGTCAAACAAGCGCTCAAACGTATATTTCGCAAATTGAATGTCTCATCCCGCGCTCAAATGGTGGCACAATTACAAAATGCCCTATCTAGGGCATTCTGA
- a CDS encoding DUF6220 domain-containing protein — translation MALSSNFNFAPTASRRWTQMGFYIVAVLFNLCLTIQVLTVGLAYFYNPQWWNVHVWLVRGYSGLSLVLLVWVYLIPYPRRVRSLTTSMPILLGLQFLTIHLKSPLPLGVLHPLFGFALFSASTTLVHHVWRILSTKSNVEETALTHD, via the coding sequence ATGGCATTAAGTTCTAACTTCAACTTTGCACCGACAGCATCTCGGCGCTGGACTCAAATGGGTTTTTACATAGTAGCAGTACTTTTCAACCTTTGCCTGACTATCCAAGTGTTAACCGTTGGACTTGCCTACTTTTACAATCCTCAATGGTGGAATGTTCATGTTTGGCTGGTGCGTGGTTACAGTGGATTGTCTTTAGTTTTATTGGTGTGGGTGTACCTAATTCCATATCCGCGTCGAGTGCGGAGTTTGACAACAAGTATGCCAATATTGCTGGGGTTACAATTTCTCACGATTCATCTGAAGTCACCCTTACCTTTAGGTGTACTTCATCCCTTGTTTGGATTCGCGTTATTTTCTGCATCCACAACCTTAGTTCATCATGTTTGGCGCATTTTATCGACTAAGTCTAATGTGGAAGAGACTGCTTTGACACATGATTAA
- a CDS encoding protein tyrosine phosphatase family protein → MVVSTNLGVNVMGKKLEDIFNYLQISDLIATSGQPTESQIAAIKEAGYQVLINLAPLEKFETTLPNEAAFVESLGMEYVHIPVIWNKPTLEDFDRFAQVMQANSDRPVFVHCAGNFRVSAFMYLYRRIYQNIDEEEAQKDLHKLWVPDDTWQRLMKEVMGNG, encoded by the coding sequence ATGGTTGTTAGTACAAACTTAGGTGTGAATGTCATGGGCAAGAAACTTGAAGATATTTTTAATTATCTCCAAATTTCAGATTTAATTGCTACATCAGGACAACCAACTGAGTCACAAATAGCAGCAATTAAAGAAGCGGGTTATCAAGTGCTAATTAATCTTGCTCCACTCGAAAAATTTGAAACTACATTACCGAACGAAGCAGCATTTGTGGAGTCTCTGGGTATGGAGTACGTTCACATTCCCGTCATTTGGAATAAACCAACTTTAGAAGACTTCGATCGCTTTGCTCAAGTCATGCAAGCTAATAGCGATCGCCCTGTTTTTGTCCACTGTGCGGGTAACTTTCGCGTTTCTGCATTTATGTATCTCTATCGACGAATTTATCAAAACATAGATGAAGAAGAAGCACAAAAAGACTTACACAAACTTTGGGTTCCTGATGATACTTGGCAGCGACTTATGAAAGAGGTCATGGGTAATGGGTAA
- the bchH gene encoding magnesium chelatase subunit H, with the protein MKRIVLIAGFESFNADLYRQAADLARSRCPELEICVFSDRDISTKPTEIEAALDNADVFFGSLLFDYDQVLWLRDRLTAIPIRLVFESALELMSLTKLGAFAIGDKPKGMPKPVKFILDKFSQGREEDRLAGYISFLKVGPKLLKYVPVQKVQDLRNWLIIYGYWNAGGADNVAALFWTLAEKYLGLRIGDIPPPIETPNMGLLHPDYSGFFTSPREYINWYQKCREVTCNLSTQPIVGILLYRKHVITKQPYIPQLIRYFERAGLIPLPIFINGVEGHVAVRDWMTTTYETAQRQLGNVETPSLSSEAVTVDAIVSTIGFPLVGGPAGSMEAGRQVEVATRILSAKNVPYIVAAPLLIQDIHSWTRQGIGGLQSVVLYALPELDGAIDTVPLGGLVGEKIYLIPERVQRLVARLHKWIVLRQKPAAERKIAIILYGFPPGYGATGTAALLNVPRSLLKLLQTLKDRGYTVGDLPEDGEELIRWVKQADENIPVGAHSRAPLQSIVPTDAPLQNTVPTQRLEKWLGYLQTSRIEKHWKSLSGSGIKTYGDELLVGGVQLGNVWIGVQPPLGIPGDPMRLMFDRDLTPHPQYAAYYKWLQQEFQADAVIHFGMHGTVEWLPGSPLGNTGYSWSDILLGNLPNLYIYAANNPSESILAKRRGYGTIISHNVPPYGRAGLYKELVALRDLIAEYREDPEKNYALKEAICKKIVDTGINTDCPLAEAKHLGIAFTPENARLFSKVVFDRYLLQVYEYLQVLENRLFSSGLHVLGKPPDAEQLASYLQAYFGEELSADVVDAIANGKIVGAGLAQDSQPKRDGFPQNPPVNAIAQLEEALQIRDLLMQTDEELTNLLRGLNGEYIPPAPGGDLLRDGMGVLPTGRNIHALDPYRMPSPAAYERGKAIAQNIISQHLQEHGAYPETVAVMLWGLDAIKTRGESLGILLELVGAEPIKEGTGRIVRYGLKPLAQVGHPRIDVLGNLSGIFRDSFVNIIELLDDLFQRAAMAEESETENFIRKHYLALQAQGVENPSARLFSNPAGDFGSMVNERVTDGNWESGDELGNTWRDRNVFSYGRQDKGRARPEVLTQLLQKCDRIVQEIDSVEYGLTDIQEYYANTGGLKKAAEKQRGKKVTASFVESFSQDTTPRNLDDLLRMEYRTKLLNPKWAEAMVNQGSGGAFEISQRMTALIGWGGTADFTDDWVYDQAADTYVLDAEMAEKLRKANPEAFRNIVGRAIEAHGRGFWNADPEKLEKLRQMYEMTENELEGVNS; encoded by the coding sequence ATGAAGCGCATAGTACTGATCGCTGGGTTTGAATCTTTCAACGCTGACTTGTACCGCCAAGCGGCAGATTTGGCACGTTCCCGCTGCCCAGAATTAGAAATTTGCGTATTTAGCGATCGCGATATTTCTACCAAACCTACAGAAATAGAGGCTGCACTCGATAACGCTGATGTTTTCTTCGGTAGCTTGCTATTTGACTACGATCAAGTTTTGTGGTTGCGCGATCGCCTCACCGCGATCCCAATTCGCTTGGTATTTGAGTCAGCCTTGGAATTAATGAGTTTAACCAAACTCGGTGCATTTGCGATCGGTGACAAACCCAAAGGAATGCCCAAGCCAGTTAAATTTATTCTGGATAAATTTAGTCAAGGACGAGAAGAAGACCGACTCGCAGGATATATCAGCTTTTTAAAAGTGGGACCAAAACTATTAAAATACGTCCCAGTTCAAAAAGTGCAAGACTTACGCAACTGGCTAATTATCTACGGCTATTGGAATGCAGGAGGCGCGGATAATGTTGCGGCACTATTTTGGACGCTAGCCGAAAAATATTTAGGGTTAAGAATAGGCGATATTCCTCCCCCGATCGAAACACCCAATATGGGGTTATTACACCCCGATTATTCAGGATTTTTCACCTCACCCCGCGAATATATAAATTGGTATCAAAAATGTAGAGAGGTTACATGTAACCTCTCTACACAACCAATTGTTGGAATTCTACTCTACCGCAAACACGTCATCACCAAACAACCTTATATTCCCCAATTAATTCGCTATTTTGAACGGGCAGGATTAATCCCTTTACCAATTTTTATTAACGGTGTAGAAGGACACGTTGCAGTCAGAGATTGGATGACGACAACTTATGAAACCGCACAAAGACAGCTAGGAAATGTCGAAACTCCTTCTTTATCGAGTGAAGCTGTTACAGTCGATGCAATCGTTTCTACTATTGGCTTTCCTTTGGTAGGTGGTCCGGCGGGTTCGATGGAAGCTGGACGACAGGTAGAAGTTGCTACGCGCATTCTCAGCGCCAAGAACGTACCCTATATCGTTGCTGCACCACTCTTAATTCAAGACATCCATTCTTGGACGCGCCAAGGAATCGGGGGCTTGCAAAGTGTCGTATTATATGCACTACCAGAACTCGACGGCGCGATCGATACCGTGCCTTTGGGTGGCTTGGTGGGAGAAAAGATCTATCTGATCCCCGAACGAGTCCAGCGTTTGGTAGCAAGGTTGCACAAATGGATTGTTTTGCGTCAGAAACCTGCGGCTGAAAGGAAAATAGCTATTATTCTCTATGGTTTTCCCCCTGGTTACGGAGCTACAGGGACGGCAGCCTTATTAAATGTACCGCGATCGCTGCTGAAATTACTTCAAACTTTAAAAGATCGAGGCTATACCGTTGGAGACTTACCGGAAGACGGGGAAGAATTGATCCGGTGGGTAAAACAGGCAGATGAAAATATTCCTGTAGGGGCGCACAGCCGTGCGCCCCTACAATCTATCGTTCCAACCGATGCGCCCCTACAAAATACCGTTCCCACGCAGAGGTTAGAAAAATGGCTTGGTTACTTGCAAACATCTCGAATTGAGAAACATTGGAAATCTCTGTCCGGTAGCGGTATTAAAACTTACGGTGATGAGTTACTTGTGGGTGGAGTACAGTTAGGTAATGTTTGGATTGGCGTACAACCGCCTTTAGGTATTCCTGGCGATCCGATGCGGTTGATGTTCGATCGCGATTTAACTCCCCATCCTCAATATGCAGCTTACTACAAATGGTTGCAACAAGAATTTCAAGCAGATGCAGTGATTCATTTTGGAATGCACGGGACGGTGGAATGGTTGCCTGGTTCTCCTTTGGGAAACACAGGCTATTCTTGGTCGGATATTTTGTTAGGAAATCTGCCCAATTTGTATATCTATGCTGCGAATAATCCCTCTGAGTCAATTTTGGCAAAGCGGCGAGGATACGGTACGATTATTTCTCATAACGTTCCTCCTTACGGTCGGGCAGGCTTATACAAAGAGTTAGTAGCATTGCGCGATTTAATTGCTGAATATCGTGAAGATCCAGAGAAGAACTATGCTTTGAAAGAAGCAATTTGTAAGAAAATTGTAGATACGGGAATTAATACAGATTGTCCCTTGGCAGAAGCAAAGCATTTAGGGATTGCTTTTACTCCTGAGAACGCCCGGTTATTTAGTAAAGTCGTCTTCGATCGCTATTTATTACAGGTATACGAGTATCTACAAGTATTAGAAAATCGCCTGTTTTCCAGCGGCTTACACGTTTTAGGAAAACCTCCAGATGCGGAACAATTAGCAAGTTATCTGCAAGCATATTTTGGCGAAGAATTATCAGCAGATGTGGTAGACGCGATCGCAAATGGGAAAATTGTAGGGGCGGGTTTAGCCCAAGATTCACAGCCAAAACGAGACGGCTTTCCTCAAAACCCGCCCGTCAATGCGATCGCACAATTAGAAGAAGCGTTACAAATCCGCGATTTATTGATGCAAACGGATGAGGAATTAACCAATTTACTACGCGGACTCAATGGTGAGTACATCCCTCCTGCACCTGGAGGCGATCTGTTGCGGGATGGTATGGGTGTGTTACCTACAGGACGCAACATTCACGCTTTAGATCCCTACAGAATGCCTTCACCTGCGGCATATGAAAGAGGAAAGGCGATCGCGCAAAATATTATCAGCCAACATCTACAAGAACATGGGGCATATCCCGAAACCGTGGCGGTGATGTTATGGGGACTGGATGCAATTAAAACGCGGGGCGAGTCTTTAGGAATTTTACTGGAATTAGTCGGCGCGGAACCCATCAAGGAAGGTACGGGGCGAATCGTTCGTTATGGATTGAAGCCGCTTGCCCAAGTGGGACATCCTCGAATTGACGTGTTAGGAAATCTTTCCGGCATATTTCGCGATAGCTTTGTCAACATTATCGAATTACTCGACGATCTATTCCAACGGGCGGCTATGGCTGAGGAATCGGAAACAGAAAATTTCATCCGCAAGCACTATTTAGCCTTACAAGCGCAGGGCGTAGAAAATCCGTCGGCGCGGCTATTTTCCAATCCAGCAGGCGATTTCGGTTCGATGGTGAACGAACGAGTCACGGATGGAAATTGGGAATCGGGGGATGAGTTAGGCAATACTTGGCGCGATCGCAATGTATTTAGTTATGGTAGACAAGATAAGGGACGGGCTAGACCGGAAGTCTTGACGCAATTATTGCAAAAGTGCGATCGCATCGTTCAAGAAATCGATTCTGTCGAATACGGTCTGACGGATATTCAAGAATACTATGCTAATACGGGTGGTTTGAAAAAGGCAGCGGAAAAGCAGCGAGGGAAAAAAGTAACTGCGAGTTTTGTCGAAAGTTTTTCTCAGGATACGACACCGCGTAATTTGGACGATTTACTCAGAATGGAATACCGCACCAAATTACTCAATCCGAAATGGGCGGAGGCAATGGTAAATCAAGGTTCGGGAGGTGCGTTTGAAATTTCTCAGCGCATGACAGCTTTAATTGGTTGGGGCGGGACTGCCGATTTTACCGATGATTGGGTCTATGACCAAGCCGCAGATACTTACGTTCTTGACGCAGAGATGGCAGAAAAGTTACGCAAGGCAAATCCCGAAGCTTTTCGTAATATTGTTGGTAGAGCGATCGAAGCACACGGACGCGGTTTTTGGAATGCAGATCCTGAAAAGTTAGAAAAGTTGCGTCAGATGTATGAAATGACCGAAAATGAATTGGAAGGAGTGAACAGTTAG
- a CDS encoding DUF3536 domain-containing protein: MTSAADLPAAESNFPLDRDAKHQVSLNPLQTATGVYVTVHGHFYQPPRENPYLDAIERQPSAAPAHDWNERIHHECYRPNAFARVLNDRGEVLGIVNNYEYFSFNFGSTLLSWLERYDLEVYQRIIEADRNSCARLNGHGNAIAQVYNHIILPLANERDKYTQIRWGIEDFRSRFGRAPEGMWLAETAVDYPTLEALVAEGIRFIILAPSQAQRCRTIPTDEQPVTQWHEVGGSQIDPTRPYRCYLKSSNVETLHVTSLQETPYIDIFFYDGPISRDMGFSDALSNSHQFIGRMGLAIRGDRRPAQLISVATDGETFGHHKGGTEKTFAYAFTEEFPRRGWTVTNYAHYLSLDPPTWEVELKPVTAWSCSHGVDRWQDDCGCGGGGEWHQKWRRPLRNALDWLRERLIDVYETAAKSLFCDPWLARDEYIQVIRDRSVANVQRFLSRHQSHSLTDSERVDALRLLEMQRHALLMYTSCGWFFEEISRPEGTQILRYAARALELAEDVAGVQLEKEFINHLSLAPSNVEFFGHGAEVYRQLVLTAQVNFQQIAAQYAITSLFRKQEIGSNGQRSTVNSQLERFSTTHCLLPTPHIYCYTVNQLDYQWQRVGTLTLAVGQLELTSEITWEKEELVFAVLHLGGWDFHCCIQPFTGRRSYNQMKEQVFESLQQASAAHAIQKLIQIFGDRSFNLQDLIAEERHRIVQMLSQESLTRLDLLYTQVYRDNYGVLMAYHRDYLPVPQELQVAAEIALGSRCLDLVRSLCEEIGDRDTWEHWAELEAVATEANLLRCQLKLPEVKQSLEQLMLRSLWQLLHGNVAVEDIQKIERSIDIGCQLNLGLSLARVQEVYCRCLHSQIIPQCLQTLDGDTESRNGDRLWDLTQLRYLLRLGQKLSVDVGGWLDRIG, translated from the coding sequence ATGACCTCTGCTGCCGATCTTCCAGCTGCTGAATCAAATTTTCCGCTCGATCGCGATGCCAAGCATCAAGTAAGTCTCAATCCCCTGCAAACGGCTACAGGTGTATACGTGACCGTTCACGGTCATTTCTATCAGCCACCTCGCGAGAATCCTTACTTAGATGCGATCGAGCGTCAGCCTAGTGCTGCACCCGCTCACGACTGGAACGAACGCATCCACCATGAATGCTATCGTCCAAATGCTTTTGCCAGGGTATTGAACGATCGCGGTGAAGTTTTGGGGATCGTTAACAACTACGAGTATTTCAGCTTCAATTTCGGTTCTACGCTGCTGTCGTGGTTAGAGCGTTACGATTTGGAGGTGTATCAGCGGATAATTGAAGCAGACCGCAATAGTTGCGCTCGTCTTAACGGTCACGGTAATGCGATCGCTCAAGTTTACAATCACATCATTCTACCTCTAGCTAACGAACGAGACAAATACACTCAAATTCGCTGGGGTATAGAAGATTTTCGCTCCCGGTTTGGACGCGCTCCCGAAGGCATGTGGTTGGCGGAAACTGCGGTAGACTATCCCACCTTAGAGGCTTTGGTAGCAGAGGGAATTCGCTTCATTATTCTCGCTCCCTCCCAAGCCCAGCGCTGTCGAACGATCCCCACAGACGAACAGCCAGTAACTCAGTGGCACGAAGTTGGGGGTAGCCAGATCGATCCCACTCGTCCCTATCGTTGCTATTTGAAATCGTCAAATGTAGAGACGTTACATGTAACGTCTCTACAAGAAACCCCATACATAGATATCTTCTTCTACGATGGTCCAATTTCGCGGGATATGGGTTTTAGCGATGCACTCAGCAATTCCCATCAGTTTATCGGACGGATGGGACTGGCAATTCGCGGGGATCGCCGTCCCGCACAGTTAATTTCTGTTGCTACAGATGGTGAAACTTTCGGACATCACAAAGGTGGTACGGAAAAAACCTTCGCCTATGCCTTTACAGAAGAATTTCCCCGCCGAGGTTGGACGGTAACGAACTACGCCCATTATCTCAGCCTCGATCCGCCAACTTGGGAAGTAGAACTCAAGCCCGTCACTGCTTGGAGTTGTTCGCATGGTGTAGACCGCTGGCAAGATGATTGTGGTTGCGGTGGTGGTGGTGAGTGGCATCAAAAATGGCGGCGACCCCTACGCAACGCCCTTGATTGGCTGCGCGAGCGCTTAATTGATGTTTACGAAACTGCTGCTAAAAGTTTATTCTGCGATCCCTGGTTAGCACGGGATGAATATATTCAAGTCATTCGCGATCGCTCGGTGGCTAACGTTCAACGCTTCCTCTCTCGCCATCAATCCCATTCGCTGACGGACTCAGAACGAGTCGATGCTCTGCGGTTATTGGAGATGCAGCGCCATGCCTTGTTAATGTATACGAGTTGCGGTTGGTTCTTTGAAGAAATTTCCCGTCCCGAAGGCACGCAAATTTTGCGTTATGCTGCTAGAGCTTTGGAACTTGCCGAAGATGTGGCAGGCGTGCAACTGGAAAAAGAATTTATCAACCATCTCAGCCTTGCCCCTAGTAATGTCGAGTTTTTCGGTCATGGGGCGGAAGTCTACCGTCAACTGGTGCTAACTGCCCAGGTTAACTTTCAGCAAATTGCCGCTCAATATGCCATTACGTCCTTATTTAGGAAACAGGAAATCGGCTCTAACGGTCAACGGTCAACGGTCAACAGTCAGTTGGAGCGCTTTTCTACAACTCACTGCCTGCTTCCTACTCCGCATATCTATTGCTATACAGTCAATCAGCTAGACTACCAATGGCAGCGCGTCGGTACGCTGACTCTAGCCGTAGGGCAATTGGAACTCACGTCAGAAATTACCTGGGAGAAGGAGGAGTTGGTGTTTGCCGTGTTGCATCTCGGTGGCTGGGATTTTCATTGCTGCATTCAGCCATTTACAGGGCGGCGATCGTACAACCAGATGAAAGAGCAAGTGTTTGAGTCTTTGCAACAAGCTAGCGCTGCCCATGCGATTCAGAAGCTGATTCAAATATTTGGCGATCGCTCGTTCAATTTGCAAGATTTAATTGCAGAAGAACGTCACCGGATCGTCCAGATGTTAAGTCAGGAAAGCTTGACACGGTTAGATTTGCTCTACACCCAAGTTTACCGCGATAATTATGGGGTACTCATGGCTTACCACCGCGATTACTTACCCGTACCCCAAGAATTGCAAGTTGCGGCTGAGATTGCTTTGGGTAGTCGCTGTTTAGATTTGGTGCGATCGCTATGTGAAGAAATTGGGGATCGCGACACTTGGGAACACTGGGCAGAATTAGAAGCAGTCGCTACAGAAGCTAACTTGTTACGCTGTCAGTTGAAGTTACCAGAAGTTAAACAGAGTCTAGAACAGCTGATGCTGCGATCGCTCTGGCAACTATTACACGGTAATGTTGCTGTAGAGGACATTCAAAAAATCGAGCGTTCAATCGATATCGGTTGTCAGCTCAATCTCGGTTTATCATTGGCGCGCGTCCAAGAAGTTTACTGCCGCTGTCTGCACAGTCAAATTATCCCGCAGTGTCTCCAAACTCTTGACGGTGACACAGAAAGTCGAAATGGCGATCGTCTTTGGGATCTGACTCAACTGCGCTATCTATTGAGGTTGGGGCAGAAATTATCTGTAGATGTTGGCGGCTGGTTGGATCGAATTGGGTAG
- the cax gene encoding calcium/proton exchanger, translated as MSGKNILFSVLLLFVPVSIAAHILEWGELTVFITAGLAILPLAAWMGSATEELAVVVGPTLGGLLNATFGNATELIIAIVALNAGLVDVVKASITGSIIGNLLLVMGLSMLLGGLRYKEQEFQPVVARVNASLMNLAAIAILIPTAVDFTSSGISEATIQHLSIAIAIVLMAVYIMTLVFSMKTHVYLYDAGVAAAEPSEDDAEEAKSKLWVWVGVLLGATILVAVESELLVDALEVATSQLGLTALFTGVVLVPIIGNAAEHATAVTVAMKNKMDLSVSVALGSSLQIALFVAPVLVITGWVLGQPMDLNFNPFELVAVAVSVLIANSISSDGRSNWLEGTLLLAAYAVLGLAFYFHPVIDGIG; from the coding sequence ATGTCAGGAAAAAATATTCTATTCTCCGTCTTGCTGCTATTTGTCCCAGTATCGATCGCCGCTCACATACTAGAGTGGGGAGAGTTGACAGTATTTATTACGGCAGGGTTGGCTATTCTACCGCTGGCGGCTTGGATGGGAAGTGCAACTGAAGAACTTGCAGTAGTTGTGGGTCCAACTTTAGGCGGGTTGTTGAATGCGACTTTTGGTAATGCCACTGAGTTAATTATCGCGATCGTGGCGCTCAATGCTGGATTGGTTGATGTGGTGAAAGCCAGCATCACAGGATCGATTATCGGTAACTTGCTGCTGGTGATGGGTTTATCGATGCTGCTGGGAGGGTTGCGTTACAAAGAACAGGAGTTTCAGCCTGTGGTAGCGCGGGTGAATGCTTCTTTGATGAATTTAGCCGCGATCGCCATTTTGATCCCCACGGCTGTAGACTTTACCTCTAGCGGGATTAGCGAAGCTACAATTCAACATCTTTCCATTGCGATCGCGATCGTCTTGATGGCAGTGTACATAATGACATTGGTGTTTTCGATGAAAACTCATGTCTATCTCTACGATGCCGGAGTAGCAGCAGCCGAACCAAGTGAAGATGATGCAGAAGAGGCAAAATCTAAGTTGTGGGTATGGGTGGGAGTATTATTAGGGGCGACGATTCTCGTGGCAGTGGAATCAGAATTGCTAGTTGATGCTTTAGAAGTTGCGACATCCCAGCTAGGTTTAACAGCTTTGTTTACAGGGGTGGTTCTAGTCCCAATTATCGGTAATGCCGCAGAACACGCTACAGCCGTCACCGTGGCGATGAAAAACAAAATGGATCTTTCGGTATCCGTGGCTTTGGGATCGAGCTTGCAGATTGCGTTATTTGTCGCTCCCGTACTGGTAATAACTGGCTGGGTGTTGGGACAGCCAATGGATCTCAACTTCAATCCGTTTGAACTGGTAGCAGTAGCAGTATCGGTATTAATTGCAAATTCTATTAGTTCCGATGGTCGCTCGAACTGGTTAGAGGGTACATTGCTGTTAGCTGCATATGCAGTGTTGGGGTTGGCGTTTTATTTCCACCCCGTAATTGACGGTATCGGATAA